From a region of the Lactuca sativa cultivar Salinas chromosome 4, Lsat_Salinas_v11, whole genome shotgun sequence genome:
- the LOC128133202 gene encoding 50S ribosomal protein L16, chloroplastic-like, translated as MKGISYRGNAICFGKYALQALEPAWITSRQIEAGRRAMTRNARRGGKIWVRIFPDKPVTVRPAETRMGSGKGSPEYWVAVVKPSRILYEMGGVTENIARRAISIATSKMPIRAQFIISG; from the coding sequence ATGAAGGGAATATCTTATCGAGGTAATGCTATTTGTTTTGGTAAATACGCTCTTCAGGCACTTGAACCCGCTTGGATCACCTCTAGACAAATAGAAGCAGGTCGACGAGCAATGACACGAAATGCACGTCGCGGTGGAAAAATATGGGTCCGTATATTTCCAGATAAACCAGTTACAGTAAGACCCGCAGAAACACGTATGGGTTCAGGTAAAGGCTCTCCCGAATATTGGGTAGCTGTTGTTAAACCAAGTCGAATACTTTATGAAATGGGTGGAGTAACAGAAAATATAGCCAGAAGGGCTATTTCAATAGCAACGTCCAAAATGCCTATACGAGCTCAATTCATCATTTCGGGATAA
- the LOC128133200 gene encoding NAD(P)H-quinone oxidoreductase subunit 2 A, chloroplastic-like: MIWHVQNENFILDSTRIFMKAFHLLLFDGSLIFPECILIFGLILPLMIDSTSDQRDIPWLYFISSTSLVMSLIMCITSLLFRWREEPMISFSGNFQTNNFNEIFQFLILLCSTLCIPLSVEYIECTELAITEFLLFVLTATIGGMFLCGANDLITIFVAPECFSLCSYLLSGYTKKDVRSNVATMKYLLMGGASSSILVHGFSWLYGSFGGEIELQEIVNGLISTQMYNSPGISIALIFITVGIGFKLSPAPSHQCTPDVYEGVRFVR, from the exons ATGATCTGGCATGTACAGAATGAAAACTTCATTCTCGATTCTACGAGAATTTTTATGAAAGCCTTTCATTTGCTTCTCTTCGATGGAAGTTTGATTTTCCCAGAATGTATCCTAATTTTTGGCCTAATTCTTCCTCTGATGATCGATTCAACCTCTGATCAAAGAGATATACCTTGGTTATATTTCATCTCTTCAACAAGTTTAgtaat gtcattaa taaTGTGCATAACGTCCCTATTGTTCCGATGGAGAGAGGAACCTATGATTAGCTTTTCGGGAAATTTCCAAACGAACAATTTCAACGAAATCTTTCAATTTCTTATTTTACTATGTTCAACTCTATGTATTCCTCTATCCGTAGAGTACATTGAATGTACAGAACTGGCTATAACAGAGTTTCTCTTATTCGTATTAACAGCTACTATAGGAGGAATGTTTTTATGTGGTGCTAACGATTTAATAACTATCTTTGTAGCTCCAGAATGTTTCAGTTTATGCTCCTACCTATTATCTGGATATACCAAGAAAGATGTACGGTCTAATGTGGCTACTATGAAATATTTACTCATGGGTGGGGCAAGCTCTTCTATTCTGGTTCATGGTTTCTCTTGGCTATATGGTTCATTCGGGGGAGAGATCGAGCTTCAAGAAATAGTGAATGGTCTTATCAGTACACAAATGTATAACTCCCCAGGAATTTCAATTGCGCTCATATTCATCACTGTAGGAATTGGGTTCAAGCTTTCCCCAGCCCCTTCTCATCAATGTACTCCTGACGTATACGAAGGAGTGCGGTTCGTTCGATAA
- the LOC128133201 gene encoding 30S ribosomal protein S7, chloroplastic-like, protein MSRRGTAEEKTAKSDPIYRNRLVNMLVNRILKHGKKSLAYQIIYRAVKKIQQKTETNPLSVLRQAIHGVTPGIAVKARRVGGSTQQVPIEIGSTQGKALAIRWLLAASRKRPGRNMAFKLSSELVYAAKGSGDAIRKREETHKMAKSNRSFAHFR, encoded by the coding sequence ATGTCACGTCGAGGTACTGCAGAAGAAAAAACTGCAAAATCCGATCCAATTTATCGTAATCGATTAGTTAACATGTTGGTTAACCGTATTCTGAAACACGGAAAAAAATCATTGGCTTATCAAATTATCTATCGAGCCGTGAAAAAGATTCAACAAAAGACAGAAACAAATCCACTATCTGTTTTACGTCAAGCAATACATGGAGTAACTCCGGGTATAGCAGTAAAAGCAAGACGTGTAGGTGGATCGACTCAGCAAGTTCCCATTGAAATAGGATCCACACAAGGAAAAGCACTTGCCATTCGTTGGTTATTAGCGGCATCCCGAAAACGTCCAGGTCGAAATATGGCTTTCAAATTAAGTTCCGAATTAGTGTATGCTGCCAAAGGGAGTGGCGATGCCATACGCAAAAGGGAAGAGACTCATAAAATGGCAAAGTCAAATAGATCTTTTGCACATTTTCGTTAA
- the LOC128133441 gene encoding 30S ribosomal protein S11, chloroplastic-like: protein MAKAIPKKGSRGRIGSRKSTRKIPKGVIHIQASFNNTIVTVTDVRGRVVSWSSAGTSGFRVSTRTLQWKCVESAADSKRLLYGRFILSPLMKGQADTIGISMRRALLGEI, encoded by the exons ATGGCAAAAGCTATACCGAAAAAAGGTTCACGTGGACGTATTGGTTCACGTAAGAGTACACGTAAAATACCAAAGGGGGTTATTCATATTCAAGCAAGTTTCAATAATACCATTGTGACTGTTACAGATGTACGGGGGCGAGTGGTTTCTTGGTCCTCTGCCGGTACTTCTGGCTTCCGAG TATCTACTCGGACACTACAGTGGAAGTGTGTTGAATCAGCAGCAGACAGTAAGCGTCTTCTTTATGGGCGCTTTATTCTGTCTCCGCTTATGAAAGGTCAAGCAGACACAATAGGCATTTCTATGCGAAGAGCTTTGCTTGGAGAAATCTAA
- the LOC128133442 gene encoding DNA-directed RNA polymerase subunit alpha-like, translating into MGIQESVHEILMNLKEIVLRSNLYGTCEASICVRGPGYVTAQDIILPPYVEILDNTQHIASLTEPIELVIGLQIEKNRGYLIKAPNTFQDGSYPIDPVFMPVRNANHSVHSYENGNKEILFLEIWTNGSLTPKEALYEASRNLIDLLIPFLHTKEENLNLEGNQHMVPLPPFTFYDKLAKLTKNKKNGVEIDFY; encoded by the coding sequence ATGGGtattcaagaatcagtacatgaaattttaatgaatttaaaagaaATCGTATTGAGAAGTAATCTCTATGGAACTTGTGAGGCGTCTATTTGTGTCAGGGGCCCCGGATATGTAACTGCTCAAGATATCATCTTACCGCCTTATGTAGAAATCCTCGATAATACACAGCATATAGCTAGCTTGACGGAACCCATTGAGTTGGTTATTGGATTACAGATAGAGAAGAATCGCGGATATCTTATAAAAGCGCCAAATACCTTTCAAGATGGAAGTTATCCTATAGATCCTGTATTCATGCCTGTTCGAAATGCGAATCATAGTGTTCATTCTTATGAAAATGGTAACAAAGAGATACTATTTCTCGAAATATGGACAAATGGAAGTTTAACTCCTAAAGAAGCACTTTATGAAGCCTCCCGGAATTTGATTGATTTATTGATTCCCTTTTTACATACCAAAGAAGAAAATTTAAATTTAGAGGGCAATCAACACATGGTTCCTTTACCCCCTTTTACCTTTTATGATAAATTGGCTAaactaacaaaaaataaaaaaaatggagtTGAAATCGATTTTTATTGA
- the LOC122197301 gene encoding 30S ribosomal protein S4, chloroplastic, with protein sequence MSRYRGPRFKKIRRLGALPGLTNKRPRAGSDLRNQSRSGKKSQYRIRLEEKQKLCFHYGLTERQLLKYVRIAGKAKGSTGQVLLQLLEMRLDNILFRLGMAPTIPGARQLVNHRHILVNGRIVDIPSYRCKPRDTIAARDEQKSKVLIQNSLDSSPHEELPNHLTLQPFQYKGLVNQIIDSKWVGLKINELLVVEYYSR encoded by the coding sequence ATGTCGCGTTACCGAGGTCCTCGTTTCAAAAAAATACGCCGCCTGGGGGCTTTACCAGGGCTAACTAATAAAAGGCCCAGAGCTGGAAGTGATCTTAGAAACCAATCGCGTTCCGGGAAAAAATCCCAATATCGAATTCGCCTAGAAGAAAAACAAAAATTGTGTTTTCATTATGGTCTTACAGAACGACAATTACTTAAATACGTTCGTATCGCCGGAAAGGCAAAAGGGTCAACAGGTCAGGTTTTACTACAATTACTTGAAATGCGCCTTGATAACATTCTTTTTCGCTTGGGTATGGCTCCGACTATTCCGGGAGCTCGCCAATTAGTTAACCATAGACATATTTTAGTCAATGGTCGTATAGTAGATATACCAAGTTATCGCTGCAAACCCCGAGATACTATTGCGGCGAGGGATGAACAAAAATCTAAAGTTCTAATTCAAAATTCTCTCGATTCATCCCCCCATGAGGAATTGCCAAACCATTTGACTCTTCAACCATTCCAATATAAAGGATTAGTCAATCAAATAATAGATAGTAAATGGGTCGGTTTGAAAATAAATGAATTGCTAGTTGTAGAATATTATTCTCGTTAG